Part of the Bacillus sp. N1-1 genome, TTTAAACATTAAAGAAGGTCATAGTATTACAGATGAAATTGAAGCACAGCTCGAGAAAGAGCACGATATTCGGAATGCAACCATTCATGTGGAGCCAGGAAAAGAAACCATCTAACTAATAACAAAAAGTCCAGTTCAACGAGCTGGACTTTTTGTTTTAGCTACTATCGTTAAATCCTTCACTACAAATAATTAAGGTGTTTTAAACTATACGTAAGGACTTGATCCTTCATCATAAAACTATAATGTTCATTTAAGTGAAGGTCTTTCGGAAGTGATTTTAGCTTGACGGGACCTTTCGTTTCCATATAATCATCTTTTTTCACGAGATGATCGATGTCAGCATAGTAGACGTTTTTAATGATCGTACCACCTTTTCCTTCTACCCGATACTGCCCTACGTACTTAAGACGCTTCACAACGCCTCCTGTTTCTTCGTAGACTTCACGAACAGCAGCTTCTTCCGCATTTTCACCCTCTTCCACCTTGCCACCAGGAAACTCAATGCCTCTCCTTGAATGTTCCGTTAACAACCATTGATTTTCGAGGCGACAAATAACCCAAACATGCTTCGGATCTGAGGAGTACGGGTGGTCCTGGAAAGAAAATGTTACCTGATTATGATAGTAATCTGTAAACATAAATTCG contains:
- the ytkD gene encoding RNA deprotection pyrophosphohydrolase → MSEFMFTDYYHNQVTFSFQDHPYSSDPKHVWVICRLENQWLLTEHSRRGIEFPGGKVEEGENAEEAAVREVYEETGGVVKRLKYVGQYRVEGKGGTIIKNVYYADIDHLVKKDDYMETKGPVKLKSLPKDLHLNEHYSFMMKDQVLTYSLKHLNYL